One Fibrobacter sp. genomic window, TGGAGCCGATCTGGAAGGCTACGGCGAGGCTAAAGCGGAATCCGTTGTTGCCCTTGACTGTAATGTCGGGGTTGATTGTCTGGCCATAGTAGGCGCCGGGGCCACCGGTAAGCTTATCCTTTGCCATGCAGGTAATGCTTCCGCTGGATTCCAATTCGGCGGACTGATAGCCAAGAGACATCATCACTTCCACAAAGCTGACAGGCTTGTAGCCGATGACCAGGGAAAAATTGAGGGTGGAAATATCCAGGTCCATCTGACCTTCGTAATCTTCGGGCTGGTAGCCGATGCTGCTGGAGTTGTAGCCGAACACCAAGCTCACATTCAGACCCTGGGCTGCAGGCGGCAACATGTACTGGAACAGATGGCCGAAGCTGTACTGCAAACCGAAACCGAGTTCGCTAAAGCCCTTCAGCTCGCTAATAGCGGGAAGCCACATGCCTCGCAGTACGACTCGGGCATGGAACATGCTTCCTGCCAGCTGCAGGTAGGGGTACGTGAAAACGCCAAGTCCGTTCAAGGTCTCGTTACCGTAGACGCGTCCGTCGTAGGGCTGGGTCATGTCATGATGGTCGCCGAAGATGGTGGGATTTTCCATCTTGACTACAGGATTGAACGGATCGCCTGTTTGAAGGCTTTCGTTGAAAGTCTTGTCGTCATCGCCAATGGGAATAAGGGAGATGGGAAGGCCTGCTTCAAAAACGGGGCTCTTAGGAACTTCTGCACTGACGTACCAGTTGCTGTTCAGAACGTTGCCCAGGTTGGCGATGATTGGCTTCACGTAGCCGGGGCGATTGCCGAGACCGGGAATCTTGCTGTCGAATGCAGCCATGGATTCGAATGTAGATGCCCACCCGTTTTCATCCATGGCGAAGGCTGCTGTGGATGCGCAGAGTGCTATAACTGAAGTCCATTTTACAAAGTTTTTCATAGGTTCCTAGATTAGGAAAAGCGGGCTTTTCCCCGCTTTCTTGTTAGAACTGATATTGTACTGCCACCGATGCGAAAACAAAAGACTGCCACAAATAGGGGTCAAGATCGCAATTGTCTGTCTGGGAGGTATAGACGTTGCGATACCAGTTTTCGTAAATCTTGATGGATGGCACCATGGCGATATTCTTGGTTATGTAGTAATGAAGATTTGCAATGAATGCGACTGCAGAACCATACAATTCCGCAGTGGAGGTTTCGTCTTCAAAGACCGCTGCGTCCTGGGTCTTTACATTGGTAAAGGAAAAACCTCCACCCAGGCCAATCTGGAAGAAGTCTGGCCAGAAGAGATTGTAGGTGAATTCAAAGCCGAGTCTCCAAATACGGTTGGATGCTTCATGGGTTGCATCGGGATAACCGCCAAGGGTCTCGTCCGTCTTCCAGTATTGGAAATTCAACGCCAGGGTGAAATCCCTGATGTTGGCACCGACGGTAAAATCGGACATGGCGATAAATTCCATTGCAGGTGGATGGATAATCACCTTGCGGTCCAGGGAGTCTTTCGCCTTGATGATGCTGTTGTTCAAGTCGCCCTTGGTCACCATGGCGCCGATGCCGGCTTCCACAAAATAGGATTTGGGCCAATAGCCTTCGTTATAGCCTTCGGCCAGGGCTTGCGTGCAGAACAGAGCCAACAACAGTAGGCAAATCTTTGAAACAAGTTTCCTCATGAATAACCTTTAGGTAAGGGCTTCCTCGCGCAAGCGTGAAGTCTGTTGCGAAGAAGCTCCGGTATTTCGTCTACTTGGCGGCGTAATAGAACATGGCGTCGATGCACTTCTTGGCGGCGACGCGGGTGGCTTCGTCCAGTTCCACATGCTGGGCCTTTTCCGGATGGCGCAGGGTTTCCAGGATGTTTTCCAGGGAGTTACTCTTCATGTACTTGCACATGCTGCAGCTGCCGATGAAAGTCTTGTTCGGGAATTCGTACTGCATGCGGGCATTGAGACCGCATTCGGTGAGGAGCAGGAACGGGGTGCCTTCGGGCTGGTCCTTGATGTAGGTGACCATCTGGCCGGTGCTGCCCACGTAATCGCTGAGGAGAGCGACACCCGGGTGGCATTCGGGGTGGCTTACCACCTTCAGACCCGGATTCTGGCTGCGGAAGAAGTTGATCAGTTCGGAATCGTAGGTTTCGTGCACGTAGCAGCAACCGCTGTGGAGAACGATTTCCTTCTTGATGTTACGCTTCTTCATTTCGTCGATGAGGTTCTGGCCCATGAGTCCATCGGGAACGAACACGATCTTGTCGTTTTCGAGAGAGCTTACGATCTTCATCACGTTGGAGCTGGTAACGCAAACGTCGCAGTTTGCCTTTACGTCGGCGGTGGTGTTGATGTAGCAGACGAAGGTGTGGTCCGGATACTTTTCGCGGAGTGCACGGACTTCGGCGCCGGTAATGGAGTCGGCGAGACTACAACCGGTCAGCGGACCCGGAATCAGAACGTCCTTGGTGGGGTTCAAGATCTTTGCGGTTTCGCCCATGAAACGGACTGCGGAGAACACGATGGTCTTTGCTTCCACCTTGGTGGCGTCCTGACTCAGCTTGAAGGAGTCGCCATCGTAGTCGGCAACGCCCAGGATGATTTCTGGGGCAACGTAACTGTGGGCGAGAATGACGGCGTCGCGTTCCTTCTTCAGTTCGTTGATTTCGTTGATGATGGGAAGCATCTGTTCCACTTTTTCCATGGAATAGGTGCAAAGGACAGCGCCAGGCTGGATACTCTTAAGACGGTTGTAAAGTTCTTCTGCGGTCATGTGTAAACTCGAGGTTCGAGGTTCGAGACTCCTGTTCGAAGGTAATGTCGAACAAAGGACGCTCTTGACCCAAAGATAGAAAAAATGGTTGGTCCCCTTTAACCTTTATCCTTTATCCTTTCCGCTTAAACCTCTCCTTGGCACATATTTTGCTTTACATGGCGTGAAAAACAAGGAAATAAATGAAAAATTTTCATTTTGTGTAAAAAATATGGGTTGAAGTATGCTTTTTGCCGGTGCCGACATGACAAAAAATGTAAAAGACGAAGAGTACGCAGCATTCTTGATGGAAAATGGGGCCAAGTTTGGTTATGGCACCTTGGTCGATGATCGAGATGGTGAAATATACAGCACCGTAAAAATCGGCAATCAGGTTTGGATGGCGGAAAATCTTCGTTATGTAACGGTGAAGGGAAACGCAGACGATGATGTGGGTAGCTTTGCCTATGGCGAGGTTGCCAAGAATATTGGGAAATTTGGCAGACTTTACACTTGGGCTGCCGCAATGGATCTTGATTCCCGCTATAACGATGCCGAACTGGATGGTGAAATCCAGGCGAAAATTGCGTCCGGGACATACCAGGGCATCGCACCGGAAGGCTGGCATATCCCGACCGAAGACGAATGGCACGAGCTTTGTGAATACCTTCGCAGCATGCAGGCGGGTATTCCGGGGACTATGCTGAAGGCGGCGAACTACTGGGAAGATTGTCTGGGCTCTGTCGATGGCTATGATAGCGTTGGTTTTGCCTCGCTGCCTTCTGGCGGCAGGTACAGCATGGGCTATTTTTACGACTTGAACAGAGCTGCCTACTACTGGACGTCAACCAGCGTATCCCATGAATATGCCAGGTACCGAAGCATCAGTTTCCGTGGCGGAAAAATCGGCGCGGATTACACCTACAAGAGTGACGCGTACGCAATTCGTTGTGTAAAGGACCGCTAGTTTGGCAAAACTTGTTGAATTGCGGGTTGCCCTTTAATTTTTAGACTTCTCCGATTCGCATCATCTTGATGAGAGGCATGCCGGCTTCACGGCACTCCTTCATGTCGATATCGAAATCGATACTCCAGTCGTTGAAATCTTCTTCGTCCTGCAGCATTTGCTGGATGTGCATGATGTCACCGTCATAGGTGATAATGCTATGGTGGATGGATCTGCCTTCCACATCCAGGCGGAACTTGTGATGCTCGGCCACATAGGCTGCCATGATTTCCATCAGGCGGTTCTCGGTCCAGGGCTTTCCTTCGCCGTCCACAAGCATCTGGCCTTCTGCAAGGTCGTCTGCCAGCATGTCCAAAACGTCGCCGAAGGCTTGTTTCTGCAATGCGCCCATAAGCTGGAAGATACGCTGGCGGACCATGTTCACAAAACGCTTCTTGTCG contains:
- the nadA gene encoding quinolinate synthase NadA; the encoded protein is MTAEELYNRLKSIQPGAVLCTYSMEKVEQMLPIINEINELKKERDAVILAHSYVAPEIILGVADYDGDSFKLSQDATKVEAKTIVFSAVRFMGETAKILNPTKDVLIPGPLTGCSLADSITGAEVRALREKYPDHTFVCYINTTADVKANCDVCVTSSNVMKIVSSLENDKIVFVPDGLMGQNLIDEMKKRNIKKEIVLHSGCCYVHETYDSELINFFRSQNPGLKVVSHPECHPGVALLSDYVGSTGQMVTYIKDQPEGTPFLLLTECGLNARMQYEFPNKTFIGSCSMCKYMKSNSLENILETLRHPEKAQHVELDEATRVAAKKCIDAMFYYAAK